The genomic region CAAGAACAAAGTCGGCTGGATTGAACGCAGGGCCGGCGAAGTTGTGAGCGATCAGAGTGGATTTCCGGTTCTTTCGATCACCTTGTTGCTCATAATGATTGCCGGAACGTTTGGGGGCGTATTTGTGTTTATTCAAAGGCAAAAAACAGCAGAGTTTTAAGACACCTCAATCAATTGCGGTACTAATGAAACCAGAAGCATCCTGCTTCACTGGGCTTCTTCTAGTTATAACATTTACTCTTTCCGCCCAGCAAACCGCCCCCCCAAAAACCATCTCGGGACAAAGAGCGGATTCTTCAGCTGTTTCTCCCGAAGATACCGCTCAGTATATAACCATTTCCCAAGGTCCTGCTCCTGTTCTCAAATCACTGGCTCCGAATTCTCCCATCCTGGGCATGGCACAGCAGGGGAAGATATTCCGGTTAATTAACCGGGGTAAATCATGGCACAGGATTGCCTTTAAGGATACTATCGGCTGGATCGAAAAAAGGTATACCAAAAGTGTGGTGAACAACCGATTTTCATCCCTTACCCGCAATCTTCCTGCATACGGTATCGGCGCTCTGTTCGGAGGCGGTCTGATTTTTCTTCTGGTACTGGCCGCGATCTTTTTAGGCGGTCGAATCCTTATTGCCGGCCTGAAAAAGAGATCTTCCGTTAATGTGCCTGCAGGAAAAGGCTGCCTGATTATAGCCCGTGAAACAAAAAAAATCGAATATTCTCTGTCATCACGGGTTGCCGCTCTTGAAACCTGTTTCACGGAAATCGGTTTTGAGGTTACCAATGCCCATGAACTCAATGTGGCCAGAAATATCCTCTGGCATTACAATCCGGATGTTATCTGTGTTGACTGGCAGCTCGAAGACAATATTCATAAAAAGGTTGGAAACCTTCTCCTGGGTAAAGCATCGACAGCAAATATTTTTGTGATTTTTTACAACGTACCCGATCCGGCATCGGTGCAGCAAAACAGCGGCATACCCAATGTCAGTTATCTGGGGATATCTTTTACCGACAGGGATATTTTCAAATTTGTCACTCCGCTGATAATGACCGACCGTAAATCCAAAGAGGTGCGCAGGAGCGTCGAAAGCCATGCCCTCGAAGGCGACATTTCCAACGGCAGCCTCTCCGAAGTCTTCCAATTTCTTGAAATCGGCAAGAAAAGCGGGTGCATGCTTATCGATAAAAACGGCCCCTACGGCATGATCTATTTCGAACAGGGCCAGATTACTTCGGCCTCAACACCATCTCAAAAGGGCAATGATGCCGTGTACTCAATGTTGAACATTCCGGAGGGAACGTTCCGGTTTCTTTTAGGAAAATCATCACAGGCCAGAAATGTCACTATCGGTACCCTCGGTCTTCTTATGGAATGGGCCCGGCTGAACGATGAAGCTTCTCGGCATTGATTACGGCAAAAAACGGATCGGTTGTGCGGTCACCGACCAAACCGGTACTGTTATTCGAAGCCTCCCTACCATTGTCAGGACCCGAAAAACCAGCCTTCTTGATGAAGTTTGTACATTAATAGAAAACGAAAAACCCCATGCTCTTGTTTTCGGCGTGCCCTTAGGGTATAATGAACAGGAAACAGCGATGTCCCGGGAAATCAGGGCCTTTGCCGCTGAAGTGCAAAAAAGAACCGAGGTTCCCGTGCATTTTATCGATGAAAGCCTGACATCCCAGGCGGCAGAAAAAATGCTTCAATCTCGAAAAAAGAAACATCGGAAAGATAAAAAGAATATCGACCGGATCGCCGCCTGTCTGATTCTTGATGCATTCAATAAGGAACAGTAATGCGGTTGCTGAAATCATGTGCAGGCACTTGCATAGCAGGTGCACTTCTCCTGAGCTCGACCTGCCCCACGCAGGATGACTTTTTTCCACCACCACTCGAAGCGCCTGTGTTTGCCGATATTACCGCAGGAGCAGTACGCCAGGGCGGACGGTACCATCCATCACTGTGTATGACCTGGTCACCACCAGCCCAGGATTCAAACCAGGTGGATTATTACTCCATCCTCAGAAACGCAGTTAATTTCAGCGACACCCTGTTCAGTATCGCCCGCCACTCGATTCCCGGAAGTATAACATCCTACTGCGACCGGATTGATCAGTTCGGCTTTCCCAAGGAAAGTATCAAAAAGATTTCTTACCGGATCTGCACCCTCGACACCGCCGGACAAAGCGGCGATACCTCGCAGACCGACACGTTCTTTCTGGCCGTTCCTCCACGTTTGAGGCGCCCTGCAATCGACGACACCCTGACAGAAAACTATTTCGAATGGTCTATGCGCGGCGTATTCGGGCAATACCGTACATTTATGCTTTTCTGGAACTCATCCGGACTCCTCTGGCAGAGCACTCCCGATTCTACCTACGGCAATGAAAAAAACGATGTGTTCACCGCCGCACTCCCCGATTCACTCTATAATTCGCTTACCGGCGACACCTGTTTCTGGGGGGTTAAAATTGAAGCACTCTCATTGCCCTATCAGGAATCCATAGATATCCGGTCGGTGTATGTTTCGAAATAAACTTGCTTATCCATTCAGTCTGCTCTGGATCTTACCGATTCTGCTCTTTTGTCAAAAAGCAGTATCAGTCGGTTATTCGCTCCAGTCCTTTTCATCCGATCAGGTAAAAATCCAGTTCACGGCCACTGGACGGGAACTGCAGGGTTCAGCAGCAAAATCTGAATTTACTCTTGGCATTGCCGGCTACACCCCTCTTGGACCTGATGTGCGGATATCTCTCCATTCTCCATTGACTCCATCCGTTATGCACCCAGAAGTGGTTTCGATCAGCAAAGGATGGGCTGGGACTGATTTCTATCACTGGATTGTCTTTTCATTGGGGAGGCCATCCGGCGGCAGTATTCCGGATACAATTCAGGGAATGATAGACCTCAGTTTTTCATCGCCGGTATTTGCCTCCACTCCCCCGCCTTTTATCCGTAACGGCGTTCTCCATGCAATGCCGCTGCACCGACTGAGCAAGGCCGCAGGCAATACAGTTCTTCCGGACCTTCCCTACACCAGGGGGATTCGAATTGAAATCGATGAAGACGGTATTTACGAGATTCCCGGCGCCCGGCTTGAGGAAATGGGGGTGGCGATCGATCGTATTTCCTCACGGTATTACCACCTCTTTCAGCAGGGAAAGGAAATTCCGATCTATATCACCAATTCACATCGTGAACACCTGGCCCCACAGGAAAAAATCCTGTTTTACGGCAAACACCTCAGAGGAACAAAGTCTTTTTACCCTCAGTATTCCAATACCAATGTTTACTGGTTGACCTGGGAGAGCAGTCGTGTAGGTCTTCGTATTGCCGAAGGCTCGGTGACTCCCCGCATCGATGAAACCGCGTGGACACCCGGCGATACGGCAGAACTTTTTGCCCGGGAATTCAGAGATACCCTTCATTTCGAAGAAGACAATGATATCCGCTGGCTGGGCGATATCAACGCACCACAGGATATCGCCGAATCACCGTCCGAAACCGACGTTGTCGATAACTGGTACTGGGGTGGTATCGGCGCCGAGGAGATCACACAATTCACCATCGATATTCCTTCACCATCAACCAGTGCACAGGTCCGGATGCGATTCTGTTTCATGGGGATTACCAGTGTTGCCGAAGATCAGCAGGACCACCGTATTTCGATTCTTGTCAATGGTGATTCGCCCGGCGGTATCAAGCAGACTGCAGTGTGGGACGGCCAGACCGGCCATATTTTCGAAACCGGTTTTTTCTCTCTCCCCCAGTTGAAACACGGCGCTAATACAATAACATTTATTACCGAGCCGCGTTCCTATGAAGACCGGGTGTCGCTCAACTGGATTGAAGTGGAATACAACCGCACATTCTCCGCTCTATACAACAGGATTCTTTTTAAAAACAATCCCTCCGATATCAACGCGTTCAAGCAGTTTACCGTTACGGGGTTCACTACCGACAATATCGACGTATGGGACCTGACCAACTCCCGGGTACTGCACGGCTTTACTGTCCGCAATGAGTTTGTTGAAAGAAAAAGTTCCTTTGCCCTGGTGTTTCAGGACAGCCTTATTGCCCCTACCCGGTTTCTTGCCCAAGCAACCTCGCTCCGCAAAGAACCACTGGCCATGAGTCCCGACGCGATCAGAAAGAATTTCGATTTCTCTGAAGGACTCGACTACCTGATGATCACCTCCCGTGACCTGAAGCCCTCACTCGAACCGCTTGCCGCCTTTCATGCTGCCCGGGGATTGCGAACCGAAATAATCACCATTGAAGACATCTACAACAGGTTTACTTATGGCATTAAAAATCCCGAGAGTATCCGCCTGCTGGTTGCTCACATTTTTTCGAAAGCCGGCAGCAATGCACCCCGTTATATACTGCTGGGCGGCGACACATCACACGATCTCGATAAAAATCAGGAGCGAAAGGCCCTCAATATCGTTCCTACCCACCTTTCCCGGATTCCCGGCTGGGGGCCCTGTTCCGATGACAGCTATTTTGCCACGGTGCGGGGTGATGACAATTTTCCCGATTGCTATGTCGGCCGGTTTCCTGCACGGAACAGTGAGGACATGGAGACACTGGTAAACAAAGCAATCAAATATCATTCGGGCCTCGAAACCGGTTACTGGCGCGATAATCTTCTTTTGATTGGTGGATTTGAAGAACCCTTTTCTTCATTCAATGATGCGGTCACTTCCGATCATGTCGGTCCCGCCATGCATACGGTCCGCCTTGATGCCTATCCATCATCGAAATACTACCAGACCTCCTACACGGGATCCAATTTCATAATCGATCATCTCAATGCGGGTGTGTATGCCGTCAATTTCAACGGCCATGGAGGCGGCAACGTATGGTCGGATAATAATTTCCTGGGTATCGATAAACTTTCGAGACTTCATAACGATCAATGGCCAGATGGCGGACGTCTTCCGTTTATTTTCAGTTTTACCTGTCTAACCGGATTTTTCGAGAGTGTGTTTTACCGTTCTCTGGGCGAAGAATTCATTCGCCGGGGTATGGAGGGAGCGATCGGTTTTTACGGAGCCTCGGCATATACTTCTCAGAGCGGTAACCTGATCATGAACGGCATTATGCTTCGTGATGCGGTCTCCGGTACATTCGAGAGTATCGGCGAACTTCTGTGGCTGGCAGAGATGAAAATGCTGGTGCGCGATGATATCAGATATCTTCCGCTGGTGCGACAGTACAATTTGCTGGGCGATCCCTCGATCCCTTGGGAGCTGCCGCCCGATTCTCTGGTGCTTTCACTTAAAAACAACTCCCTTGCACCCGGTGATTCACTTTCATTCACCGGTATAACCACTCCCCTCACCGGGGGCAAAGTCAAACTACGGGTTATGGGAGACAATATCACCTGGAACGAGCGTCTCCTCGACTTCGGAAATTCGTCTTTTTCCGCTCAGATACCGGTTAAGGATTCCTCGGTTGTTGCCGAGGGCATGGTCAGGGCCTATGCCTGGAATGACAGCATGCAAATCACGGGATGGACCGGATTTTCAAAAAGCCTCCTGAATGTTTCTGATATCACACTCCCCAGAGATAAACCTCATTACGGTGATACGGTTTCTGTCGCCTGCAAAATAGCGATACCTCCGTCAACTTCAACCCCAACAGTCATGTGTATGTATGCAATCGATTATCCCTATGCGGAAAATCCGGATTTTAACCGGTTTTCTCCAATTCTCATGCATTCAGACAGCGCGGGCAACTGGACTACCGAACAACCACTTCGTCTCGAGTACACGGGTAAACCTGACGCCAGACTGCTGGTCAAATTCCGACTCTCGGGATCCTCCAGTGAATCATCGGTTTACTCCTTCGACATAGCGGGAACACCCGATCTCAGATTTACTACCGATTCACTTGTCCCCCTCTGGATCAACGATTCGCTGGGTTTGAGTTTTGAAATCGTCAATAGCGGCAATCACAAGGCGCCGCCCTTTACCGTATCGCTGTTCATGGGCACGCCGTTGCAAACACCGTTTCGTGAAATCCCTTTCGGCGATTCACTGATGCCCGGAAAGACCGTACGTTTTACCCCAACGCTCCCGGACACTCAGGGCGTGCATCCCCTTTCGGCATGGATTAATTACGATGCAACATTCACCGAGATTTACCGGGACAACAATGAAATCAACGGCACGCTGTCGGTGCATTACACCACCCTTCACGCACCAACCGATACGCTCTGGTCAAAGGGGAAAGGAGTACATATCACCCCTCCGACAATGCTTGCATTACCTCATGTAGTATTTCTTTTCGGTACTGCAATATCCGTACCCTCGCCCTTATCGACAGAATCGTCATGGATACCCCTGATCGGTGATTCGGTGAAACATTTTTCAATCGGCACCCGTCCATCCCTGTCCCCCGCCGATTCGCTCCGGTGGACTTTTCATCCCGATTCGGGACTCTTCCAGCCAACCCTGGCAAAAAAGTCGGCGCCCAGAGCAATAACGAAAAAGGGTGTGATGTCCTACGATTCAACGGCGGAGCGGTGGCAATATATAACCCGCCAGTGGAATTCTTCAACCCACGCCTTAACAATAACCAGTGTTGAGTCGGGTCCCTTTGCTCCGGCCAATTGCAGTGATATGTCCCCGCCGAAAATCAGTGTTGCCGTAGCCGGAAGGAAACTCGTTTTCCTCGATTACGCTGCAAAAGACAAACCCTTTGACATCTTTATCACCGACCCCTCGGGTATCGTGCCCTCATCGGTGGAAATCAGTGTCAACAGCCGTGTGATGGACCAGAATCTCATCTCCCCGATCCCGGAGTCCGGTGACCTGGAAACCGTGCGGATTACCGCATACCCGCAAAAGCAGCGAACCACCGATTCTATTTCGATCTATGCGCAGGATTTTGCCGGCAATGATACCTGCGCAGTCTTTGCCTATCTGCCCGGTGAAAACCTCTCGATTAAATTCCTCGCCTGTCATCCCAATCCATTTACCGCCCGTCAAAATGCCGACGGCGAAACAGCACAGACAACCCGTCTTGCCTACCTCCTTACCGATGTTGCCGATAAAGTGAACATAACGATCTTTACGATTGGTGGTAAAAAGGTGCGTACCTGGTCCTTTGAAGATATAATCGGGTACCAGGAGGTCGAGTGGGACGGCAAATCGCAACACGGGTATCGTATCGCCAACGGGACCTATTACGTAAAATTAACAGCAAGAAATGACAGGAAAAGGGTAAAAAAGTTTTTAAGAATCGCAAAGTGCGAGGGATATTGAGGAAGAATAACGACGAGGGTTAAAGCCGGTTTCTTACATCATATCTTTTAATTCGATATCGGGATGATGGTACCGTGACCGGGAGGCGGTTTTCTTACCGCTCTGGATTGCCGCCTGGGGACACCAGTGGAAGCAGGCCAGGCAGCTTTCGCATTTGTGACGCCACTGAGGTTTACCATCGATCATTGTGATATTCTGAACAGGACAGATTTTTTCGCAAATACCACAGGAGTTACATTTCTCATCGACAAAAAATGCTTTATCGGTTTCGTTGATCTTTTTCATCATTACACCGCTGGTGGAAGAAGCCAGTGAACCCAGGATGCCAAGGTTGGTATCTACAGTATGATTGCTTTTGTTTTTAACGGTTGCAGCAATCTGCTTAATTCTCTCTTGTTCTACTTTATACATGCCTTCCCGTTTTTCCGCTTTCGGAACATCATACACCATCGTGGCATTTCCCGGCATACGGACTGCAAAGCCGGCATTGAGCGAAAGATTTCGTTTAGCAAGGGTCTTTTTCATTAATTTGCCTGAAGCGGTCAACAGACCACCATAGGAGGCCAACCCGAAAGTATAGGCATTTTTATGAAATTGCACCTTTTCAATAAAATTGACAACAATATTGGGGAGCCCGAAACAATACACCGGATACGCGATACCGGCAACGTTGCAATCACTCTGATCAAACTCCATGGTATAGGATATTTTTACCAGTTCAACACCGCCCACTTCCTGTGCCAGATCTTTTGCAAGTTTCAAGGTATTTCCTGAACCGGTGAAATAAAATATTTTTGAAACCATAATTCTCTCCTCGGAATTATCGTGTGATTTACATCTTTTCCAGAGCGGTTTGCCCGTTCTGGCCAATTTCAATCCCCTTCTGTTGCGCGGCGACGTTGACTTCTTTGACTGTCCCTTTCAAAAGGTCATCGACCGTAATGATCGATGCACCTTCGGCGCCGGCCATTTTCACGGCAGGATAGCTGAATTTATCGAGAGCAGCAACATCAAAGGCGCCGCAACCGATCATTCCTGTACCGGTATCGGCAAAAACGACATTGAAAGGACCGCAGGGAATGACATAAGCATTGATCGGCCTTCCATTCAACTCCAATTGTTCATGAATCATAGAGGAACTCCTTGTGTGACATACTAATATACGTGTTGGGTATTGGGGGAAAGAAAGGATTCGGCACCCAGAATCATTTATAATTCACCCATACACTCACCCCTATCTCACGATCATCAGTTTTCCCTTAGTCAAAGCATCGCCCTCCGCATCATAAATGGCAAAAAAGTAGAGTCCCGAGGCGACGTCCTCCCCTGCCTGATTGCGGGTGTCCCATTTCCATTGGGGTTTACTGTCGGGATCACCTTCCCTGAAAGTGATAGCGATATTCGCTTTATCGGTATCGAAAACAGGATATCCTTTCATGTTCATAATAACAATCCGGACACTGCCGCTGTTGGCCCAGGAGTGGAGATTTTTAAACCAGATCCCGCAGGGCGCGTTGGGTAAGCCGCAGTGACGGCTGTTTTTGCCCGATTTATAAGGATTGGGATACACATAGAACCCCACTTTTTTCGTAAAGAAATCCCATTCCATTCCTCCCATGATTGCGCCCATTGCCTGCGGAAGATTGCTGCTGCTGTCGTATGAGAAATCACGGGAAAAACCGATAAATCTGCAGTGTATGCTGTCGACACTGAAAAAGGAACTTTCGGGCAGAAAGGTAATGCTCATGCTGTCTGAAGCGATATCGATACTCGAGTAACCGATCGGTTGGCCGGAGCTGTAACGGGTAATCGCGGTAAAGCTCCGGTTGTTATGCAGTGAATCGGTATCGATAGTGCCGGGATAAATCTTGTTTGAAAAATGTAGTGTAATCGGTGAATGGATATCGGCATTTCTGCTTCCACTATCGGGTTCAATTGAAGCGATTTCGATTTCTTTTACAAAATAGGACCAGGAAAAATCATCCTCGGTTCGTGATGAATCGATAAAGGTAACCGGTATGCCGTCCTGATCGGTCTCCAGCGGATACCCCAGAGAATCCCGTCCGGTAACCGAACGGTACCAGCAATGGACACTGTCGCCGAAATAGAGTGTTCGCGCCAATGTAAAGGTAGCCGAATTGCCGTCGATAGTGACCGAAGAAAAATCGTGCTGTTGACCCCGGCTGTAGCGTGATGTTACAATCAGGCTCCGGTTACCGGTACTCGACGTGTCGAGTGTGCCGGGATAAAGGGGGCCGGAAAAGGTTATGGTTATCGATGAATCGGGGCGGATATCACGGGCATCCGCCGCAGGTGAAGTGGAAATAATTCTGAAGGTAATACTGTCAACTTTGAAAGCAATGGTAGTATCCTCCGAGGTATCCCGCAGGTAATCCCGGTCAACATCGAGGCTGTTTGGTCCTGAGGGAGTTGTTGCCCGATCTGTAAGGTCCGATGCAATTGTAAGGGCAATCGAATCGGTAGGGAGAAAGGTCCCCGGCGGGGGGCGCATGCCTGAAAAATGTTCGCTGGGCTGCTGATAGTACGCCGCGCAGAAAAGACGGGTGTAATCGTTGTTCCAGGAACGCTGAAGCGTAATCGGCGTAACCCCGCCTGTGGCCGCAGAGTCGAAAATTGAATAGACTGTTATGGCACCTGCGGCCGAAAGGGTATCGATCGGTTCCGAAAATCCCAATGCTATCTTCGCATGGGGAGGAAAATTATAGGGCCCCGATTGTTTCTTCGCCAGCCAGTAGGGGCTCGATGAAGCAAAGTCGAAGGAAATTTCCTGCAGTTGGGGGAGATCATTGTATTCCAGCTGTATCGGAAAGGTATCGTACGGGTGCACCGGATCAGTGGTTTTCAGGATCAATGTATCGTAAATGAGACTGTCGCCGGTCAGACCGGAAGGATCAAACCAGGCATAGAATGTATCGGCTGCCCCGGGGCCCAGAGCAACAGGATCGATACTGTCGCTGAATGCCGCAGAGTCGAAAACAAGCAAACTCTCTGCCTGAGGGACACCGATTGCCAGCCACCCCGGGGAATTTCCAGCAAAAGAGAGCCCGGTAACCGACATGGTATCGTTACCGGTATTCCGAAGGGGAATATAAACCGTGTCCTTTGCTCCTCCGCCGAGAATCAAGGAGATATCATCACGAAGTGTATCTTTGGCTGCGTACAACGCCGGATTGTCGGCCGAATCGGAGCTGAACCAGGGGTATTTGAAATGTGTTTTCATGGTATCAGCCTGACCGAAAATATCGGTGACAATGATTCGAAGGGAAGAATCCTGCCGGGAGGGACTAAAAACAAAACGAGATTCTTTCTGTGAGGTATCGAAAGCTTCGGTTGTAAAGCGGTAGATTATCGAATCCCAGTAGACAACATCACTGTCGTCAACCGTCACATCAATTTCGGCGGAACTCCCGACCAATATCCTGATCGTATCCTCGTCGGGAAGAGAAACATCATCGAGAGTGGCGCCGGTGATAATCGGGATATGATTTACCCCTACCATTGCCCGGCGTTCGATTGTCGTGTCAGGATCGTTTGCCCGGAAGCGGATGTCCTGAAATCCGTAGGTACTCGATGAATCTCCTTTGAGAACATAATGACCTTCCAAACCTGCAGAAGCAAATTCCACTGTCTCGTTATCGAGAACCAGATATACACTTATGGATGGATCGTTGATATCGGAAACCGAATAGAGAAACTCGATGGAATCGCCTTCCAGGACATTGAAATTCATTATGCCACTCGTAAAGTCAGTCGTATCGATGGTACCATCCTGAGCACTGTCCCACACTGCCCTTACACTTACCTGGGGAAGTGCGTTCTGTGGATTAACAATCAATGTCTCGGGTTCGGCATCCCACCCTCTCCTGTCCTCGAGTGTAAAAATGGCATTAACAAAGGTATCGGAGACCGATAGAGGGGAGAATTGCGCAGTGCCGATACCGGTATCGGAGTGCAGGCCGACCACCGTATCGGATGTCTGGTTCATAATTGCAACGGTGTAGTAAGCACTGTCGGTATCATCGGCATCCTTACTCTTGAAATAGAATGTCAGCGGATCAAGCCGCGAATAGCAGGTAATAGCGCTGCCGAAAGCGACACTGTTTGACACATGAGCACCGGCTTCTACCGAATCGATGGAGATATATTTCGGTTTTA from Chitinivibrionales bacterium harbors:
- a CDS encoding DUF4388 domain-containing protein produces the protein MKPEASCFTGLLLVITFTLSAQQTAPPKTISGQRADSSAVSPEDTAQYITISQGPAPVLKSLAPNSPILGMAQQGKIFRLINRGKSWHRIAFKDTIGWIEKRYTKSVVNNRFSSLTRNLPAYGIGALFGGGLIFLLVLAAIFLGGRILIAGLKKRSSVNVPAGKGCLIIARETKKIEYSLSSRVAALETCFTEIGFEVTNAHELNVARNILWHYNPDVICVDWQLEDNIHKKVGNLLLGKASTANIFVIFYNVPDPASVQQNSGIPNVSYLGISFTDRDIFKFVTPLIMTDRKSKEVRRSVESHALEGDISNGSLSEVFQFLEIGKKSGCMLIDKNGPYGMIYFEQGQITSASTPSQKGNDAVYSMLNIPEGTFRFLLGKSSQARNVTIGTLGLLMEWARLNDEASRH
- the ruvX gene encoding Holliday junction resolvase RuvX, whose protein sequence is MKLLGIDYGKKRIGCAVTDQTGTVIRSLPTIVRTRKTSLLDEVCTLIENEKPHALVFGVPLGYNEQETAMSREIRAFAAEVQKRTEVPVHFIDESLTSQAAEKMLQSRKKKHRKDKKNIDRIAACLILDAFNKEQ
- a CDS encoding 4Fe-4S ferredoxin; this translates as MVSKIFYFTGSGNTLKLAKDLAQEVGGVELVKISYTMEFDQSDCNVAGIAYPVYCFGLPNIVVNFIEKVQFHKNAYTFGLASYGGLLTASGKLMKKTLAKRNLSLNAGFAVRMPGNATMVYDVPKAEKREGMYKVEQERIKQIAATVKNKSNHTVDTNLGILGSLASSTSGVMMKKINETDKAFFVDEKCNSCGICEKICPVQNITMIDGKPQWRHKCESCLACFHWCPQAAIQSGKKTASRSRYHHPDIELKDMM
- a CDS encoding DUF1805 domain-containing protein; its protein translation is MIHEQLELNGRPINAYVIPCGPFNVVFADTGTGMIGCGAFDVAALDKFSYPAVKMAGAEGASIITVDDLLKGTVKEVNVAAQQKGIEIGQNGQTALEKM